Genomic segment of Drosophila takahashii strain IR98-3 E-12201 chromosome X, DtakHiC1v2, whole genome shotgun sequence:
AATACCAATATTTGCAGGTTGAATACACTCACTAGCTAACAATAGAGTCTTTAAAACCCAACTCTTGCATTCCTGTTTTGGGCCAGGAAATCCTATTACTCGCAATCCTCTTTAACTCCtaatgaacatttttctggGCCGCAAAGCCAAAGAGTGGCCATTGTGTCCTGCACATGGACAAGAGCAGCCAGGATCTTTGAGTTGCATCCTGTGGCAACCAATTATGCCACGGCCTAGAAGTCAGGTATCTAACTATCGGCAGGTGCCAAAGCCAGTTAAATTTCGTCGCAGTCTGGCGCCTGTCATTCCAGAGATATGTCCAAATTTTCAGATTTATCTATAGTCGACTTGGTAATATcctgtatttaaaaaaaaagtaaaaaaaaattattcaaatgcaTAGCTAgcttcttaatatttttttagatttatttacgTCTAAAAAGTggcatattaaaaattaattgcatttacattgacaattttttcaaaggatattttaattacataatTATTTTCCCTTGAATTTCCACaaattttaatagaaatttttaatggGATGCTTTGCGTTTGCATGtcgaaatattttccaatatttaagAGGGACCCCGCCCCCTTAACGCCCACCACGAACACACACTTTGTTGCAAAGTAGCGACATTTATGCGTGTGTGCGTGCCTCGAAAGTGTTCGCTTCCCACACTTGAAAAACGTTcaccctgccacgcccaccgcctgACCGCCACCACCGCCCACCAGTCAGTCCGAATAAATGGCAATCATTGTTCTTGTTGCCCTGTGCactgtaaaaatatttcaattttgatgaataaatttaaaaaaaaacgaaaatccaattatttacttaacaaaaataaaattaatttaggtaacgaaataacttttttattgtAGTTCCTTTcctaaaaacaatcaaaaatgttttttatattttaaaaatcaaaacaaaagggTTCCACATTCAAAATTAATGTTTATCCTACAACAATTGGTTAAATTTGTTCTCAGTGCAGCTGTTGCTTTTATTTCCTTCACTTCAGCCCAGTTCTTCATCGTTGATTCTTTTCGAAAATGGTGTGCTGCTGGCAAATTTGAAGGCGGACCAATCTGGACAGTTTGCCGCGATTAAACCCACCAAAAGTTCCCCTACCAAAAAAAGTATAGAACAATTTTACATCACCAGCAGCGTTTTTATGACCGCCTAACGCTTAACTATAAATTTGTGCACGAAAAAGAGAGAAGAGCTAACAATATAATCCTATTTATACTTTTagaccagcggtcggcagcgtcctattaagtgagcatagggaattGCTCTGCTCATCCGCTGCCTCTCTCGGACACTGTAGAACAGCAGTCTGCACATACACATCGATGaactgcccagtgcaaattacttaCACATATATAAAGCAAAATGTCATCGGATGTGTGTGCCGAGCGCTGTTTTAGACCAATGTTCAAAAAACTGAttagaaaaaagaagcaaatattaaaattttaaaataaaatgtacttAAATTATTACTATTATGTCAACTTTTACGTCACAAGTATTCTGTACAAGTAGATAaatataaagtataaatataaaacaaatataaatatttataaaaagattAATGCAGTCAacttatttattaacaaagaTATATGTGATGATAATAATGTTCTAGAAAAGTCCAGaggaaattacaaaaaaaaattgaggaCAAGGAGCCAAAGGAACTAAAAAAGAGACTTACGTATTTGGCGAGCACATAATTTAATTAGGGGGCCGTTTATTAAAGAACGGTTTGTTTACATTCTTTAAAGTGtgaacatttaaattatagtTCAGTACCATTTATTTGCTGCCTAGAGGGCGCCACAGTTTGGCGCTTTGATTTTATAGCAGCTTTCAAGCTGAGCTTGaagtaataaaaaagttgtGCCGCTAGATGGCGACAATCGAAAATGTAttgtaaaatgtattaaaacaaaatattaagataAATGTAATCTATGTAAAAATGGTTTAATGACAAATACACCGGTTCAATTTTCTACCAAACTCTGATATATATGAATCGAATACTCTTTGAAATAGagcttaatttttaaaaaatcttttattcatttttcatttcaaaaaGTAAAGTTCTTGAGGCTATTaaatagtattattatttttcaattcccACTGTAAAGAActaaaaatttccatttgatACTCACGACTCACGCCAGTGACTGTGCCATCTCTAGTTTTCCAACGGCGCTTGACAACACTGTCTGCGCTGCCAAACTGCAGAGTTTATATTTTCCAATCAGAAGCGCAGGCAGTTTCTTATCTTGTTGCCAAATTttagaataattaaataatttattagtaATTGGCACACTAAAAGGTTGGCCAAGTGGAGCAAGTGACTCCGCGGGGAGCGACGGATGAGAGAGGCTGCTTGGCGAGTGGAGAGGGGCGGGGAAGCGCCGCCAgctgtgcagcagcagcagcaacaacaacaaagtaaCGAGGTCGCAGGAccaaaaaaaggagagcaaaGAGAGGAGGCGCAGGAGGAGGTGTGTATCTCTaaccgtgtgtgtgtgtgtggagcaCCACGCCCACATATGTACGTGTGTAATAACCGTAAATAATTGATATGTGGACGTGCCTCTCCATCTACGGTTTTCTACGATTATAACTATCTTTATTCCATATATATCCTATATCTTATACCTTATGTACAGTAGCCATGCGCTTTAACAAACCCGAACTGAACTCCCTGGCCAGCAATCCAGCGACGCGGTTCGACAAGGAGGGCCTGCTCATCATCACCGACCGCCAGGAGGGATTCCTCTGGCGCTCCAGCGAAGGTATCCTTATATCTTTATATGCCATACATATCATGCATATCATACATATTGtacatatcatataaaataataatattatacataTCATAATATTATCATTTAATAATATCATACATGTCATGCATATTATACTTATGATACATATGCTAGACATATCATACTTATAATACATATCATAATATCATAGTTTCAATATATCATAACATACATATCATAATATCATCATGTAATAATATCATACATACCATACATATCATATAGAAACTATCATAGAAGCAAAGGAGTTCTCAACTATTCAACAAAATCGGTCTAGGGTCAAAATTGtgataatttttatactttccATATTATTTcgtatatatttcaaaattaaacactttaaataccgcgaattcttaagttttctaatgaaaaagttagataattaaccaatttttcaaatttatacaTAATTTCAATACTTTGGATATATTTCGGAATTAGATACTTGAaataccgcgaattctttagttttccaatcaaaaagtaagaaaatgaactaattatttatttttattcatattttcaatatattattcatatcattttggaTCCTTATCCAATTGTCGTTAAAAGTACTCGTGAATTCTTTAGCTtctcatatcaaaatgaataCTAAAGCATAGGTATATAGGGACCATCTTATACGCATTATACATATGCTAGACATCATAAATATCATACCATATCATAAGATACTCATGATAATTATGATACTATAATATAATGTAATATAATCTAGTATATAATATACATGTACTTACCTATTCCACCGCCCACAGTTCGAGTTGAGCGTTGGTGCAAACTGCGTGGCAATCTGCTGTTCTACCTCAAGGACAAGGACCCCAAGTCGCCGGTGGCGGGCCTCCTAGTGCTGGAGAACTGTCGTCCGCGCATCCACAATGAGCAGCGGGAGCCCGAGGGCTACGTTTTCGATCTAGGTAAGTGGATGGGCTCTAAAACCGAACCAAACTAATAACCTCTTGCCTTGCAGACTTCAAGGACAGCTCGTCGGAGCGCCTGATCAGCCGCTCGTCGGCCGAGCGCCTCTCCTGGGTGCAGTGCATCGAGCAGGCCTCCAGCGAGCAGCTGAACCAGCTGATACGCCAGCTGAAGGATCAGATTGTGGCCCAGAGCCGCCCGTCAAGCGGAGGAGGCATCAGCATGGGCAACCACATTGACTTGGGCATGCCGCTGGAGCAGCAGGTccaggagcagctgcagctgcaatcGGAGCAGTCGGAGCAGCCAGCGGCGACCATGGAGCAGCAGGTGGCGCCGTTTGAAGGTGATCTTATACAGTTCtaacccaaaaaccaaaaaaccaaacccaacAATCAGGAGGCGCGGAGATCGCTATTGTTTTTAGTTATGTTAACCAAATGTCCACCCAATCACCACATCCTCACCATCTGCAATCTAGCGACCTCTCGCTCACTTCCATGCACTCAAACATCCGGTTTTTGGCCATTTGATtccatatatattattaatctATTTTTAAACGGAGGTGAATCTAATCCATGTGATGGAACCAAACAAAAGGATGAATTTATTCCTGGAATAAACTTTGTTTTGCTAATgaatttaaacggaattaagtgttgtttgttatttgttaGCTGCTTCCTTGCTCTGCCCCCCGAATCACCTGGTCTAATCGCTCTCTCTTCCAGAACTCGATCTCTCGGAGCTGCCCATCTGCGAGACGGCGCTCTCCTGCGACACTTTGCCACTGGACACGATGGGCCGGCCGCCCAATCCGCAGGTGGTGTGCTCCCTGCTGCCGGCCGCTGGCGAGGATTGCCAGCTGTGGCGGGAGCACGCCCGCACGGAGCTGCAGGAGCGGACGCGCAGCCCCCAGTTCCTGTGCACCATGCGCTTCCAGCGCAGCGCCGGCTTCTCGGCGGCCACGCGGCTGCGCTTCAGCGTCTTCGACGTCCGCGAGCGGCTGACGCTCACCGCCCTGCCGCTGGGCCACGCCGAGGTGGCCCTGGGCGTCATCCAGGACACCAGCCGGCTGCGCCTGCCGCTCGCCTCGCCGCGCGGCGAGTGCGGCTTCATCACGCTGGCCTCCTGGTCGCCCGACGCCGCCGTCGAGCCCGGCCAGTCGACGGGCAACGGGCCGCCGCGCTCCAGCACGCAGCTTTTCGAAGGAtctggagcaggaggaggagcaggaacaGGGCCAGGAGCCACCACAGGTGGCAGACGAGGTGAGAAGGAGTACTGCTTTGGTCTAGGGTCAAAattgtgatattttttatacaatttccatattattttggatttatttCGGAATTAGATACTTTAaataccgcgaattctttagttttcaaatcaaaaagtaagataattaactaattatttatttttaaacataattttaatatatttttcgtaTCATTTAGATACTATTCCAATTGTCGTTATAAGTACTCGTGAATTCTTTAgcttttcaaatcaaaagaaTATGGATAAGATATAggagttttttaaatatttcccattATTATTTCGTACCAGTTAAAAACATTGtgttaaatatacatacagaAAGAGCTAAAATAGCAATATAGGTATTAATTTAAGGGAATTCTTCAGGTTCTTAACTCAGAATAATACTAATACTAATAcattgatttataaaaataatcatagtTGAGAAACAAGTGAACATCTGCatataaaacatataaaacaatataaatattattctaactagtaaccgcgaattcttcagtttCTTTAATCAGAATGAGTCTGAAACTGAAGCGTTGCTTAATTCAAAATGATAAATACTTATTAAATGAGTAATGGGCGTTTAATCTGAATCATGGAAACAAGTAATGTGATTGAgtcattaatattattattaaatatatataatgatcTCAATTTACTGCAATAATTTCCAGACTAACCTATCATCCTCTCATTCGATCCCTCAGTCCATCGCCGCACGCAGTCGCTGCCGCCGAAGCTGGGCGTCCGTCTGTTTGTTCCCCAGCAGTGCGGCCTGCAGCGCGTGTGCTCGAATCCCCGCCTGCGCACCTACCGGCTGCACTCGTCCCTCGGAGCGGACATCAGCGTCCAGGAGACGCTGCTCGAGTCGCGCCTGTGCTGCCAGCTGCCCCAGCAGCTGCTCTCCATCTGGATCCAGCGCGAGAAGGAGCTGCTGCAGGAGATCTCCGGCATGGGCGAGCTGAGCGGCGAGTGGCGCTGGCGGCAGATGAACCTGCTCGAGGAGCACCTGCGCCTGCTCAAGGATTACTCGCAGGCCAAGCAGAATATCCAGCAGCTGGCCCGCGATGGCGTTTACTTCAAGCGATCTTCGGCGAAGGCGGACGAATCCCTGGAGTTTCTCCCTGTGAATCTGCATGTCCAGCGGATGTGGGCCCAGAATGACACACTCCAGCGACGTGGCCTTCTGGACGTGGTCACCGTGGGCGCCTTCACGCGCCACGATGCCAAGGGTCGCAAGTGCGGCGGGCTCATCAAGTGGGTTAATCACTTACTTAGTTATCCTACATTTCTAATACTTCCTATCCTTTTTAGACTCCTCCAAGAGAGCAAATCCTGGAAGCTGGAGCAGAGCAACGCCTGTAAAGTGCAGGCGGCCAACGATGCCGTGCAGGCCACCAAGCAGCTGCGCAAGGAGATTGTCGAGCTGATGTCCCAGCTCCTCCAGCTGGCCAGTCGGCGCAGCTCCAAGGACATGATGCCGCTGTGCAACCAAATGGTGGCCCGCACACGCACCCTGCTCAACATCTGGGAGCCCAGCATtgtggaggaggcggtggcctTCATCGAGCGGCATCGCATCATCGAGGAGCCGGAGAACGTGCTCATGGAGCCGATGTCCCCGTTCCGCAAGATCACCCAGCAGCTAACTGCACTGGAACTCAAGTCACCGGAGCTGGAGGACTTTGCCACGCCGGTGGTGGCGCCACCGGATCTCTGGCCACGCGGACAGCCGCCGCTGATGCGCTCGAATAGCTGGCATCCGAGCAATAGTTCTCCCTGCAGCTCGCTGGACATCCGGGCCATCGATTCGCTGCAGCATGTGGTCAAGTGCTACAACGATCACCTGCGCAGCCTGGAGAGGGGCGGAGATCTTAaccaggaggagcaggatgaggatgagTCAGAGGCTACATATCAATCCTTGCCTGTGGCTTGGAATTCCCAGCCAGCTGCTCCTCCCGCCGTGCTGCAGCTCATCGATCTGGACGAGATTGGGCGAAAGAAACAGCATCCACAGCCTCAGCCATCCGCTGGCTTCCTGGACACCAAGCTGATGAGCTCCTCGCCGTCGGCCAACTACTACCGGCCCACCGAGGAGCCGGAGCCCCTCGATCTCACCCAGCTGAACATCGAGGCGAGCGTGATGTGCC
This window contains:
- the LOC108054567 gene encoding inositol polyphosphate-4-phosphatase type I A isoform X1, whose translation is MRFNKPELNSLASNPATRFDKEGLLIITDRQEGFLWRSSEVRVERWCKLRGNLLFYLKDKDPKSPVAGLLVLENCRPRIHNEQREPEGYVFDLDFKDSSSERLISRSSAERLSWVQCIEQASSEQLNQLIRQLKDQIVAQSRPSSGGGISMGNHIDLGMPLEQQVQEQLQLQSEQSEQPAATMEQQVAPFEELDLSELPICETALSCDTLPLDTMGRPPNPQVVCSLLPAAGEDCQLWREHARTELQERTRSPQFLCTMRFQRSAGFSAATRLRFSVFDVRERLTLTALPLGHAEVALGVIQDTSRLRLPLASPRGECGFITLASWSPDAAVEPGQSTGNGPPRSSTQLFEGSGAGGGAGTGPGATTGGRRVHRRTQSLPPKLGVRLFVPQQCGLQRVCSNPRLRTYRLHSSLGADISVQETLLESRLCCQLPQQLLSIWIQREKELLQEISGMGELSGEWRWRQMNLLEEHLRLLKDYSQAKQNIQQLARDGVYFKRSSAKADESLEFLPVNLHVQRMWAQNDTLQRRGLLDVVTVGAFTRHDAKGRKCGGLIKLLQESKSWKLEQSNACKVQAANDAVQATKQLRKEIVELMSQLLQLASRRSSKDMMPLCNQMVARTRTLLNIWEPSIVEEAVAFIERHRIIEEPENVLMEPMSPFRKITQQLTALELKSPELEDFATPVVAPPDLWPRGQPPLMRSNSWHPSNSSPCSSLDIRAIDSLQHVVKCYNDHLRSLERGGDLNQEEQDEDESEATYQSLPVAWNSQPAAPPAVLQLIDLDEIGRKKQHPQPQPSAGFLDTKLMSSSPSANYYRPTEEPEPLDLTQLNIEASVMCLVSKLKFFCGRCDSPAIRLRHPKALIKREGFAVAPQQAPDVIATPSTAVKQPPNLDLDLKPGGSVPAKRGNKFTDGLDLSMTTDWAAELRPSMRKLRHAMDRLLKTARLMHSVQRLQQDMRCNRLQASIMYRRDVCFSQALTALVSSLMLRLWGSELDMGYLVMLRDLGPLAYFEGLLTLYGNEADMWSDMCIAIEDLSAVSFQLVRAQGEAAMAPMPRITGSRQSLEVQLPVPEHSLPGNGTSIAFKITPVFFNIGINEKASFAETLGQTREQHRSNWDNYLRLSQYFGRYRKLGLGSVDAGESLQSLLGFMEQQLRANVSKNVKILHLAEDACRLMDGLRFTSCKSAKDRTGMAVTLEQCRVLVREFQLPAKHVPYALSTMRSEGTRMDNVLKNIGKRKYAFNRTQVSFLPAMYRPPVGSYGKAQT
- the LOC108054567 gene encoding sesquipedalian-1 isoform X2 yields the protein MRFNKPELNSLASNPATRFDKEGLLIITDRQEGFLWRSSEVRVERWCKLRGNLLFYLKDKDPKSPVAGLLVLENCRPRIHNEQREPEGYVFDLDFKDSSSERLISRSSAERLSWVQCIEQASSEQLNQLIRQLKDQIVAQSRPSSGGGISMGNHIDLGMPLEQQVQEQLQLQSEQSEQPAATMEQQVAPFEGDLIQF